One genomic segment of Syngnathus acus chromosome 1, fSynAcu1.2, whole genome shotgun sequence includes these proteins:
- the LOC119124247 gene encoding LIM and calponin homology domains-containing protein 1-like isoform X9 — protein sequence MASPPAGRDVRPESAEASRPEPACLEAQKWIEAVTGKSFGDKDFRSALENGILLCELLSAIRPGLVKKINRLPTPIAGLDNLSVFLRGCEELGLKGSQLFDPGDLQDTSIRANLKDSDCSRKLKNVLNTVFWLAKAAGGCASYSGPTLDLKEFEALLANMKVDSDEAADGSQKRSVRDSGYDCWDSERSDSLSPPRHTRDNSLDSLDSFGSRSQHSPSPDVANRGNVEVSGRDGDPEADGGRRPDVQKDDMSARRAASGEARTPVLFNQFLPNRSNAGFYALNAKRRPHAEDREQRRLSRRVALMSGDAESVSMSDMVDQDEAGHLPQLSLSRYERMQEQYNNFQDEDDQWQSDLARWKNRRRCASQELIKKEEERKRMERMNGEAGDKRKSIKTYKEIVEDKERREAELCEAYRSAATPEEAAMVLQRYALRFTISDATLDFLNLPRPAANPDATHKTVCEDSEPESTRRKTCEDLRRRAEKDPPTSEPPPSPKSHQPPAPASPSKPEAATKAVAEPRPKPPKPKPSPKPALPSTLPPPPVKPVPLLAAKPYRQPSSTHGVKMDGLVRVNGDTETSPLRSPSEKKLLVTQAEKEISSTSETRDTSPPPQPATASSSSSSSSASSSSTISSLFSGRNCVTKTTIVTELTQTLVEPDAADIHGHSQVTVEKPAEGKPSLSSSSSTSITSTHCPSVSEGQDESSMSIETPMLNLAKRVNHWVWDPNEERKRVERWQQEQERFLKEQYQKEQEKLKKEWEKAQLEVQEEERKHNEEERKILEETVAPLSPCVRTTSPPAGDKTTSIPLQQNGHKDTKGSEEQHASRLQFLQDAVYDSKPAKKSVMWKTASLDRNTQANAPHGVKRCDSHDGIAGTQQPSSPLPPSPSRCVSGKRQCSGCSQPLGKGAAMIIETLGLYFHMQCFKCGLCEGQLGDATTGTDVRIRNGLLSCHHCYLATRGQGQPTTL from the exons ATGGCCAGCCCGCCTGCGGGTCGCGACGTCCGCCCAGAGTCGGCGGAGGCGAGCCGCCCggagcctgcctgcctggagGCACAGAAATGGATCGAG GCAGTCACAGGGAAGAGTTTTGGAGACAAGGACTTCCGCAGTGCCTTGGAGAACGGCATCCTGTTATGCGA GCTTCTGAGTGCAATCAGGCCAGGTCTGGTCAAGAAGATCAACAGACTGCCCACCCCAATTGCTGGCCTG GACAATCTGTCAGTCTTCCTCCGGGGCTGCGAGGAGCTCGGCCTGAAAGGTTCACAGCTCTTTGACCCGGGAGATCTCCAGGACACctccatccgagccaacctcAA GGACTCGGACTGCAGCCGCAAACTGAAAAAC GTTCTGAACACCGTGTTCTGGCTCGCCAAAGCGGCCGGCGGCTGCGCATCCTACAGCGGACCCACGCTTGACCTCAAGGAATTTGAGGCTCTGCTGGCCAACATGAAGGTG GACAGCGACGAGGCGGCTGACGGCTCGCAGAAGCGCAGCGTCCGAGACAGCGGCTACGACTGCTGGGACTCGGAGCGCAGCGATTCACTCTCGCCGCCCAGACACACTCGAGACAACTCACTGGACAG TCTGGACTCGTTTGGCTCGCGTTCGCAGCACAGTCCTTCTCCCGATGTGGCCAACCGAGGAAACGTGGAAG TGTCAGGAAGAGACGGCGACCCTGAGGCGGACGGCGGCAGGAGGCCCGACGTGCAAAAGGACGACATGTCAGCCCGGCGTGCGGCTAGCGGAGAGGCGCGGACCCCCGTCCTCTTCAACCAGTTCCTGCCCAACCGAAGCAACGCCGGCTTCTACGCCCTGAACGCAAAACGCAGACCTCATGCCGAGGACAGAGAGCAGCGCAG GTTGAGCCGCCGAGTTGCTTTAATGTCCGGGGACGCCGA GAGCGTGAGCATGAGCGACATGGTGGACCAGGACGAGGCGGGACACCTGCCGCAGCTCAGCCTGTCGCGTTACGAGCGCATGCAAGAGCAGTACAACAACTTCCAAGACGAGGACGACCAGTGGCAAAGT GACTTGGCTCGTTGGAAGAATCGCCGCCGCTGCGCCTCGCAAGAGCTAATcaagaaggaagaggagaggaagaggatggaGAGGATGAATGGGGAGGCAGGTGACAAGAGGAAGAGCATCAAGACCTACAAGGAGATTGTGGAGGACAA GGAGCGGCGAGAGGCGGAGCTGTGCGAGGCGTATCGCAGTGCGGCCACGCCAGAAGAGGCGGCCATGGTCCTGCAACGCTACGCTCTCCGTTTCACCATCAGCGACGCTACGCTGGACTTCCTAAACCTGCCCCGCCCCGCCGCAAACCCCGACGCGACCCACAAAACCGTTTGTGAAGACTCCGAGCCAGAATCAACACGGCGGAAGACGTGTGAAGACTTACGCAGGAGGGCGGAAAA AGATCCTCCAACCTCAGAACCTCCGCCATCCCCGAAAAGCCACCAACCTCCGGCTCCAGCGTCTCCCAGCAAACCAGAAGCAGCGACCAAAGCAGTTGCAGAACCCCGACCTAAACCTCCAAAACCTAAACCCTCTCCAAAGCCCGCGCTTCCCTCGACGCTGCCGCCACCGCCCGTCAAACCCGTCCCCCTGCTGGCGGCCAAGCCTTATCGCCAGCCGAGCAGCACACACGGAGTCAAG ATGGACGGCCTGGTGCGTGTCAATGGCGACACGGAAACTTCGCCGCTGCGTTCGCCGTCCGAGAAGAAGCTCCTGGTCACACAAGCCGAGAAGGAGATATCTTCTACGTCGGAGACGCGAGACACGTCGCCTCCTCCCCAGCCGGCGACGGCTTCCTCgtcttcctcatcctcctcggCTTCCTCGTCCTCCACCATCAGCTCGCTGTTCAGCGGGAGGAACTGCGTCACCAAGACCACCATCGTTACCGAACTCACTCAGACGCTGGTGGAGCCGGACGCCGCCGACATCCACGGCCACAGCCAG GTGACCGTTGAGAAACCGGCAGAGGGAAAGCCGTCTctgtcgtcgtcatcatcgacTTCGATAACCAGCACGCATTGTCCCAGTGTTTCGG AAGGCCAAGACGAGAGCAGTATGAGC ATTGAGACCCCCATGTTGAACTTGGCTAAGCGTGTTAATCACTGGGTCTGGGACCCCAATGAGGAGCGTAAGCGCGTGGAAAGGTggcagcaggagcaggagcGCTTCCTAAAG GAGCAGTACCAGAAGGAGCAGgagaagctgaagaaggagtggGAGAAAGCGCAACTGGAAGTACAGGAGGAGGAACGCAAGCACAATGAAGAG GAGAGGAAGATCTTGGAGGAGACTGTAGCGCCCCTCAGTCCCTGCGTGAGGACTACGTCGCCACCTGCTGGTGACAAAACAACGAGCATCCCCCTGCAACAAAACGGCCACAAAGACACCAAAGGAAGTGAAGAGCAGCATGCGTCCAGGCTGCAATTTTTGCAAG ACGCCGTCTACGATTCCAAGCCAGCCAAGAAGTCGGTAATGTGGAAGACGGCCTCTTTGGACCGGAACACACAAGCAAACGCACCGCACGGCGTAAAAAG GTGCGATTCCCACGATGGCATCGCCGGAACGCAGCAGCCATCTTCACCCTTGCCTCCGTCGCCCAGCAG GTGCGTTAGCGGAAAGAGGCAATGCTCCGGTTGTTCTCAGCCGCTGGGAAAAGGAGCAGCGATGATCATCGAAACGCTCGGGCTCTACTTCCACATGCAGTGTTTCAAA TGCGGCTTGTGTGAGGGGCAGCTTGGCGATGCCACCACTGGGACGGACGTGAGGATCCGTAATGGGCTGCTGAGCTGTCACCACTGCTACTTGGCAACCAGAG gCCAAGGACAACCCACCACACTATGA
- the LOC119124247 gene encoding LIM and calponin homology domains-containing protein 1-like isoform X6, protein MASPPAGRDVRPESAEASRPEPACLEAQKWIEAVTGKSFGDKDFRSALENGILLCELLSAIRPGLVKKINRLPTPIAGLDNLSVFLRGCEELGLKGSQLFDPGDLQDTSIRANLKDSDCSRKLKNVLNTVFWLAKAAGGCASYSGPTLDLKEFEALLANMKVDSDEAADGSQKRSVRDSGYDCWDSERSDSLSPPRHTRDNSLDSLDSFGSRSQHSPSPDVANRGNVEVSGRDGDPEADGGRRPDVQKDDMSARRAASGEARTPVLFNQFLPNRSNAGFYALNAKRRPHAEDREQRSPAEGKKSVTWAGDHQSQKEICERTRIERLEKAGIKALPAALRYGSPSSPSTSPTPERPASPNIILRRDNDFLNSQKSAWDSSSDSGGEAEGQKVPDIRKDDLASRRAPRGPAVPRVHPFVMAAPLLECSSKDHQRWEGIRRSSHKTLKDISELEQIPDIITRQKEDEEEEDEREEEAEDAARVKAKPDKQMDDLALRRAQTRPRPLCRDRPMSLTSAPMSQADVQKWERLRMSEPSEPDPVPVCQACRKKTYAGGRRGRVKSVRFGGVTEMGRPIGVPESGLLGPLRSQATVAVPTIGLGSLLSEREGSLTDGGQPSQVTSPGSPEVPRSPAELDARLAQYERNLKEEEEEEDEEERIPDIHKDDMMARRTGVFHKQSASSASYNRFLPLPASKYKAQVTDPGAKEVDKNIRAEEGIIPIERSPHSPDESKNDDDANEPLANPKKDDMMARRKRWIQKSSPGFRQFLPVPGVLKNNTVQSCATKQTAKRVEKMASESGGLRPLENPPKKEIVDEQKQKTANVTNVASSQLRLDDVLPPSEEAGLGKVNKTADPPTTKASWVGDDDLPPMMLSRRVALMSGDAESVSMSDMVDQDEAGHLPQLSLSRYERMQEQYNNFQDEDDQWQSDLARWKNRRRCASQELIKKEEERKRMERMNGEAGDKRKSIKTYKEIVEDKERREAELCEAYRSAATPEEAAMVLQRYALRFTISDATLDFLNLPRPAANPDATHKTVCEDSEPESTRRKTCEDLRRRAEKDPPTSEPPPSPKSHQPPAPASPSKPEAATKAVAEPRPKPPKPKPSPKPALPSTLPPPPVKPVPLLAAKPYRQPSSTHGVKMDGLVRVNGDTETSPLRSPSEKKLLVTQAEKEISSTSETRDTSPPPQPATASSSSSSSSASSSSTISSLFSGRNCVTKTTIVTELTQTLVEPDAADIHGHSQVTVEKPAEGKPSLSSSSSTSITSTHCPSVSEGQDESSMSEQYQKEQEKLKKEWEKAQLEVQEEERKHNEEERKILEETVAPLSPCVRTTSPPAGDKTTSIPLQQNGHKDTKGSEEQHASRLQFLQDAVYDSKPAKKSVMWKTASLDRNTQANAPHGVKRCDSHDGIAGTQQPSSPLPPSPSRCVSGKRQCSGCSQPLGKGAAMIIETLGLYFHMQCFKCGLCEGQLGDATTGTDVRIRNGLLSCHHCYLATRGQGQPTTL, encoded by the exons ATGGCCAGCCCGCCTGCGGGTCGCGACGTCCGCCCAGAGTCGGCGGAGGCGAGCCGCCCggagcctgcctgcctggagGCACAGAAATGGATCGAG GCAGTCACAGGGAAGAGTTTTGGAGACAAGGACTTCCGCAGTGCCTTGGAGAACGGCATCCTGTTATGCGA GCTTCTGAGTGCAATCAGGCCAGGTCTGGTCAAGAAGATCAACAGACTGCCCACCCCAATTGCTGGCCTG GACAATCTGTCAGTCTTCCTCCGGGGCTGCGAGGAGCTCGGCCTGAAAGGTTCACAGCTCTTTGACCCGGGAGATCTCCAGGACACctccatccgagccaacctcAA GGACTCGGACTGCAGCCGCAAACTGAAAAAC GTTCTGAACACCGTGTTCTGGCTCGCCAAAGCGGCCGGCGGCTGCGCATCCTACAGCGGACCCACGCTTGACCTCAAGGAATTTGAGGCTCTGCTGGCCAACATGAAGGTG GACAGCGACGAGGCGGCTGACGGCTCGCAGAAGCGCAGCGTCCGAGACAGCGGCTACGACTGCTGGGACTCGGAGCGCAGCGATTCACTCTCGCCGCCCAGACACACTCGAGACAACTCACTGGACAG TCTGGACTCGTTTGGCTCGCGTTCGCAGCACAGTCCTTCTCCCGATGTGGCCAACCGAGGAAACGTGGAAG TGTCAGGAAGAGACGGCGACCCTGAGGCGGACGGCGGCAGGAGGCCCGACGTGCAAAAGGACGACATGTCAGCCCGGCGTGCGGCTAGCGGAGAGGCGCGGACCCCCGTCCTCTTCAACCAGTTCCTGCCCAACCGAAGCAACGCCGGCTTCTACGCCCTGAACGCAAAACGCAGACCTCATGCCGAGGACAGAGAGCAGCGCAG TCCCGCCGAGGGCAAAAAGAGCGTCACCTGGGCGGGGGATCACCAGagccaaaaagaaatttgtgaGCGGACCAGGATCGAAAGGTTGGAGAAGGCGGGCATCAAAGCGTTGCCTGCGGCACTTCGCTACGGAAG CCCTTCCTCCCCTTCCACCTCCCCCACCCCGGAGAGACCAGCTTCCCCCAATATCATCCTCCGTCGGGATAACGACTTTTTGAACTCGCAAAAATCCGCTTGGGACTCGTCCTCGGACAGCGGAGGCGAGGCGGAGGGCCAGAAGGTACCGGACATTCGCAAAGATGACCTGGCTTCCCGACGGGCTCCTCGGGGCCCGGCGGTGCCCAGGGTGCATCCGTTTGTCATGGCGGCACCGCTGCTCGAGTGCAGCAGCAAAGACCACCAACGCTGGGAAGGCATCAGGCGATCCTCTCATAAAACGCTCAAGGACATCAG CGAGCTTGAGCAAATCCCCGACATCATTACTCGCCAAAAAGAagacgaagaggaggaggatgagcgTGAAGAAGAAGCCGAGGATGCGGCAAGGGTTAAAGCGAAACCCGACAAGCAGATGGACGACCTGGCTCTCAGGCGAGCTCAGACTAGGCCACGCCCACTCTGCCGAGACCGACCAATGAGCTTGACGTCGGCCCCCATGAGCCAAGCTGATGTGCAGAAGTGGGAGAGGCTCAGGATGAGTGAACCCAG cGAGCCTGACCCGGTCCCCGTTTGTCAGGCTTGTCGGAAGAAAACGTACGCCGGTGGCAGACGGGGTCGTGTCAAGTCGGTGAGGTTCGGGGGCGTGACCGAGATGGGGCGGCCGATAGGCGTGCCCGAGTCGGGGTTGCTAGGACCACTCCGCTCTCAGGCGACGGTTGCCGTGCCGACCATTGGCCTGGGCTCCCTGCTCTCAGAGCGGGAAGGCAG CCTCACAGATGGAGGACAACCCAGTCAAGTGACCTCACCCGGCTCTCCGGAGGTTCCTCGCTCTCCGGCCGAGCTGGACGCTCGTCTTGCTCAGTATGAGCGCAATttgaaggaggaagaagaggaggaggacgaagaggaAAGGATACCAGATATTCACAAAGATGACATGATGGCGAGGCGAACTGGAGTGTTCCATAAGCAAAGCGCTTCCTCGGCATCTTACAACCGCTTCTTGCCTCTGCCCGCCTCAAAATACAAGGCCCAGGTTACTGATCCAGGCGCCAAGGAAGTGGACAAAAACATCAG AGCGGAGGAAGGGATAATTCCCATTGAACGTAGCCCACACAGTCCCGATGAGAGCAAAAATGACgatgatgcaaatgagcctCTTGCGAACCCGAAGAAGGACGACATGATGGCTCGCAGGAAGAGATGGATCCAAAAATCCAGTCCGGGCTTCAGGCAGTTTCTACCAGTGCCGGGTGTGCTTAAAAACAACACCGTCCAAAGTTGTGCTACAAAGCAGACAGCCAAGCGTGTGGAAAAAATGGCAAGCGAAAG CGGTGGCCTCCGACCTCTCGAAAACCCGCCCAAGAAGGAGATTGTGGACGAGCAAAAACAGAAGACTGCTAATGTGACAAACGTGGCCTCTTCCCAACTGCGGCTGGATGATGTCCTCCCGCCTAGTGAGGAGGCGGGGTTAGGAAAGGTCAATAAGACGGCGGATCCGCCGACAACAAAAGCATCTTGGGTGGGGGATGATGATCTACCGCCAATGAT GTTGAGCCGCCGAGTTGCTTTAATGTCCGGGGACGCCGA GAGCGTGAGCATGAGCGACATGGTGGACCAGGACGAGGCGGGACACCTGCCGCAGCTCAGCCTGTCGCGTTACGAGCGCATGCAAGAGCAGTACAACAACTTCCAAGACGAGGACGACCAGTGGCAAAGT GACTTGGCTCGTTGGAAGAATCGCCGCCGCTGCGCCTCGCAAGAGCTAATcaagaaggaagaggagaggaagaggatggaGAGGATGAATGGGGAGGCAGGTGACAAGAGGAAGAGCATCAAGACCTACAAGGAGATTGTGGAGGACAA GGAGCGGCGAGAGGCGGAGCTGTGCGAGGCGTATCGCAGTGCGGCCACGCCAGAAGAGGCGGCCATGGTCCTGCAACGCTACGCTCTCCGTTTCACCATCAGCGACGCTACGCTGGACTTCCTAAACCTGCCCCGCCCCGCCGCAAACCCCGACGCGACCCACAAAACCGTTTGTGAAGACTCCGAGCCAGAATCAACACGGCGGAAGACGTGTGAAGACTTACGCAGGAGGGCGGAAAA AGATCCTCCAACCTCAGAACCTCCGCCATCCCCGAAAAGCCACCAACCTCCGGCTCCAGCGTCTCCCAGCAAACCAGAAGCAGCGACCAAAGCAGTTGCAGAACCCCGACCTAAACCTCCAAAACCTAAACCCTCTCCAAAGCCCGCGCTTCCCTCGACGCTGCCGCCACCGCCCGTCAAACCCGTCCCCCTGCTGGCGGCCAAGCCTTATCGCCAGCCGAGCAGCACACACGGAGTCAAG ATGGACGGCCTGGTGCGTGTCAATGGCGACACGGAAACTTCGCCGCTGCGTTCGCCGTCCGAGAAGAAGCTCCTGGTCACACAAGCCGAGAAGGAGATATCTTCTACGTCGGAGACGCGAGACACGTCGCCTCCTCCCCAGCCGGCGACGGCTTCCTCgtcttcctcatcctcctcggCTTCCTCGTCCTCCACCATCAGCTCGCTGTTCAGCGGGAGGAACTGCGTCACCAAGACCACCATCGTTACCGAACTCACTCAGACGCTGGTGGAGCCGGACGCCGCCGACATCCACGGCCACAGCCAG GTGACCGTTGAGAAACCGGCAGAGGGAAAGCCGTCTctgtcgtcgtcatcatcgacTTCGATAACCAGCACGCATTGTCCCAGTGTTTCGG AAGGCCAAGACGAGAGCAGTATGAGC GAGCAGTACCAGAAGGAGCAGgagaagctgaagaaggagtggGAGAAAGCGCAACTGGAAGTACAGGAGGAGGAACGCAAGCACAATGAAGAG GAGAGGAAGATCTTGGAGGAGACTGTAGCGCCCCTCAGTCCCTGCGTGAGGACTACGTCGCCACCTGCTGGTGACAAAACAACGAGCATCCCCCTGCAACAAAACGGCCACAAAGACACCAAAGGAAGTGAAGAGCAGCATGCGTCCAGGCTGCAATTTTTGCAAG ACGCCGTCTACGATTCCAAGCCAGCCAAGAAGTCGGTAATGTGGAAGACGGCCTCTTTGGACCGGAACACACAAGCAAACGCACCGCACGGCGTAAAAAG GTGCGATTCCCACGATGGCATCGCCGGAACGCAGCAGCCATCTTCACCCTTGCCTCCGTCGCCCAGCAG GTGCGTTAGCGGAAAGAGGCAATGCTCCGGTTGTTCTCAGCCGCTGGGAAAAGGAGCAGCGATGATCATCGAAACGCTCGGGCTCTACTTCCACATGCAGTGTTTCAAA TGCGGCTTGTGTGAGGGGCAGCTTGGCGATGCCACCACTGGGACGGACGTGAGGATCCGTAATGGGCTGCTGAGCTGTCACCACTGCTACTTGGCAACCAGAG gCCAAGGACAACCCACCACACTATGA